In the genome of Paenibacillus sp. FSL R5-0766, one region contains:
- the fumC gene encoding class II fumarate hydratase, whose product MEYRIERDTLGEMKVPADRLWGAQTQRSKENFPIGNEHMPMEVIRALAILKKSAAASNHKLGKLSAAKSDAIAYAADEIIAGRIDDHFPLVVWQTGSGTQSNMNVNEVIANLGNQLLEQKGKEERLHPNDDVNMSQSSNDTFPTALHVAGVLAVEDQLLPAIAVLKATFADKSEAFKDIIKIGRTHLQDATPITLGQEISGWEAMLGKSERMIRESVQYLKELAIGGTAVGTGINAHPDFGDFTAKEIGKHTGKDFVSAPNKFHALTSHDEVVYAHGAVKALAADLMKIANDVRWLASGPRSGLGEIRIPENEPGSSIMPGKVNPTQSEAITMVVTQVMGNDAAIGFAASQGNFELNVFKPVIIYNFLQSVQLLADSIIAFNDKCAVGIEPNLDQIEHNLNNSLMLVTALNPHIGYENAAKIAKLAHKEGLSLKQATLQTGLLTEEQFDQYVDPAKMIAPKA is encoded by the coding sequence GTGGAATACCGCATTGAGAGAGATACGTTAGGCGAAATGAAAGTACCAGCCGACAGGCTGTGGGGAGCTCAGACGCAGCGCAGCAAGGAGAACTTCCCGATTGGCAATGAACATATGCCGATGGAAGTTATCCGTGCCCTTGCCATTTTGAAAAAAAGTGCTGCGGCCAGTAACCATAAATTAGGTAAATTATCTGCGGCTAAGTCCGATGCTATTGCTTATGCAGCAGACGAGATTATTGCAGGCCGAATTGATGACCATTTCCCACTGGTAGTATGGCAGACGGGAAGCGGAACACAATCCAATATGAACGTGAACGAAGTGATTGCCAATCTGGGGAACCAACTGCTGGAGCAAAAGGGCAAGGAAGAGCGTCTGCATCCAAATGATGACGTGAACATGTCCCAGAGCTCCAACGATACATTCCCAACGGCTCTGCATGTCGCAGGTGTTCTGGCTGTTGAGGATCAACTCTTGCCGGCCATTGCGGTATTAAAAGCCACTTTTGCAGACAAGTCGGAGGCATTCAAGGATATTATCAAGATTGGACGTACTCACCTCCAGGATGCAACACCAATTACGCTTGGCCAGGAGATCAGTGGTTGGGAAGCCATGCTGGGCAAGAGTGAGCGTATGATCCGTGAAAGTGTACAGTATCTGAAGGAGCTTGCAATTGGCGGTACAGCTGTCGGAACGGGTATTAATGCGCATCCGGACTTTGGGGACTTCACTGCCAAGGAGATTGGCAAACATACGGGGAAAGATTTTGTATCTGCACCTAACAAATTCCACGCACTTACAAGTCATGATGAAGTTGTGTATGCGCACGGTGCCGTTAAAGCGCTTGCAGCTGATTTGATGAAAATTGCCAATGATGTCCGCTGGTTGGCCAGTGGTCCTCGTAGTGGATTGGGCGAGATCCGTATTCCGGAGAATGAGCCAGGCAGCTCCATTATGCCGGGTAAAGTCAACCCAACTCAGAGCGAGGCGATTACTATGGTGGTTACGCAGGTCATGGGTAATGATGCAGCGATTGGTTTTGCGGCAAGTCAGGGTAATTTTGAACTGAATGTATTCAAACCGGTTATCATCTATAACTTCTTGCAATCCGTGCAACTCCTGGCGGACTCCATTATTGCGTTTAATGACAAGTGTGCCGTAGGCATCGAGCCTAACTTGGATCAGATTGAACATAATCTAAATAATTCACTCATGCTGGTTACCGCTCTCAATCCGCACATTGGTTATGAGAATGCAGCCAAAATTGCGAAGCTTGCGCATAAAGAAGGCTTGTCTTTGAAACAGGCAACGCTACAAACGGGCCTGCTTACCGAAGAGCAATTTGATCAATATGTCGATCCGGCCAAAATGATCGCTCCAAAGGCCTAA
- a CDS encoding sigma-70 family RNA polymerase sigma factor, producing MANRLQLLLASDFHNLGSALQEEVYYEYYNMVHGLIVYIIKERAAAEDIIQEAFIKIIKNKPIFEDEVKLKAWLKVVTRNTAINYLRKNKNNRNQLDTDSVFIDMETMNQTAASVESMVETQMMEESIEFYLGQLKPEYRVLVELRWKKGLSYREMAELLDTSEDIVKQRLFRARGSIKKQLHKEWGGSIEQRQVR from the coding sequence ATGGCCAATCGGCTTCAGTTATTACTAGCCTCAGATTTCCATAATTTAGGCTCTGCACTTCAAGAAGAAGTGTATTATGAATATTATAATATGGTACATGGTCTTATCGTTTATATCATCAAGGAGCGTGCTGCAGCAGAGGATATTATTCAGGAAGCTTTTATCAAAATCATTAAAAACAAACCCATCTTTGAAGACGAGGTCAAACTGAAAGCCTGGCTCAAGGTTGTCACACGGAACACAGCTATTAATTATCTGAGAAAAAATAAAAATAACCGTAACCAATTGGATACGGATAGTGTTTTTATAGATATGGAGACGATGAATCAGACGGCAGCTTCCGTGGAAAGTATGGTAGAAACGCAGATGATGGAAGAGTCCATTGAATTTTATCTCGGACAGCTCAAACCGGAATATCGTGTACTGGTGGAGTTACGGTGGAAAAAAGGTCTCTCTTACCGAGAGATGGCCGAACTGCTGGATACCTCCGAAGACATTGTGAAGCAACGTTTGTTCAGAGCCCGTGGCAGTATCAAGAAGCAATTACATAAGGAATGGGGTGGAAGCATTGAGCAAAGGCAAGTCCGATAA
- a CDS encoding aminopeptidase encodes MNTFETNLQQYAELAVQVGVNVHPGQTLVVNAPISAAHFVRLIVKAAYGKGAKLVKVNWSDETVTRLHYDLAPDEAFSIEPKWFAAEMTELVEEGAAILHVIAENPDLLNGVAQERIITSQKVRGKALEKYRSYQMADKFSWSIVAVPSPEWAAKVFPDLPEAQQVDRLWDVIFKTVRIGEQDAVAEWKTHLQNLDSRADLLNNKKYKKLHYTAPGTDLTIELPEGHIWVSGGSVNEQGHVFIANMPTEEVFTAPLKTGVNGTVRSTKPLSYGGNLIDGFSLTFENGRIVDYTADQGLDALKNLIEMDEGAHYLGEVALVPHQSPISDTNILFYNTLFDENASNHLAIGNAYAFCLEGGKTMSKEELIERGMNSSLTHVDFMIGSGEMNIHGVTSEGAEEPIFLQGNWAF; translated from the coding sequence ATGAACACTTTTGAAACGAATCTGCAGCAATATGCTGAACTGGCTGTACAAGTCGGTGTCAATGTCCATCCTGGACAGACACTCGTGGTTAATGCTCCAATCTCAGCAGCACATTTTGTACGACTGATTGTCAAAGCAGCCTACGGTAAAGGTGCGAAATTGGTCAAAGTAAACTGGAGCGATGAAACCGTTACACGTCTTCATTACGATCTTGCACCTGATGAAGCCTTCTCCATTGAACCGAAATGGTTTGCAGCTGAAATGACTGAACTGGTTGAAGAAGGTGCCGCTATTCTGCACGTCATCGCTGAAAATCCGGATCTGCTAAACGGTGTAGCGCAGGAACGCATTATTACCAGCCAAAAAGTGCGTGGCAAAGCGCTCGAAAAATATCGTTCTTATCAGATGGCTGACAAATTCAGCTGGTCTATCGTGGCCGTTCCTTCTCCGGAATGGGCAGCTAAAGTGTTCCCGGATCTGCCAGAAGCACAACAAGTGGATCGCCTGTGGGATGTCATTTTCAAAACGGTACGGATCGGTGAGCAGGATGCTGTTGCCGAATGGAAAACCCATTTGCAAAACCTGGATTCCCGCGCTGATCTGTTGAACAACAAAAAATACAAGAAGCTTCACTATACAGCTCCAGGCACAGACTTGACCATTGAACTTCCAGAAGGCCACATCTGGGTATCCGGTGGAAGTGTGAATGAGCAAGGACATGTCTTTATTGCCAATATGCCTACGGAAGAAGTATTCACGGCTCCGCTGAAAACGGGTGTTAACGGTACAGTGCGCAGCACGAAACCACTGAGCTACGGCGGCAACCTGATTGACGGTTTCTCACTAACATTCGAGAACGGCCGAATTGTTGACTATACCGCCGATCAAGGTCTCGATGCACTCAAAAACCTGATCGAGATGGATGAAGGCGCACACTATCTGGGTGAAGTAGCCCTCGTTCCACATCAGTCCCCAATTTCCGATACCAATATTTTGTTCTACAATACTTTGTTTGATGAAAATGCCTCCAACCATTTGGCGATTGGTAATGCCTATGCCTTCTGTCTGGAAGGTGGTAAAACGATGTCCAAAGAAGAGCTGATTGAACGTGGCATGAACTCCAGTCTCACTCATGTAGACTTCATGATTGGATCCGGAGAAATGAACATCCACGGCGTGACCTCCGAAGGTGCGGAAGAGCCGATCTTCCTGCAAGGAAACTGGGCATTTTAA
- a CDS encoding MBL fold metallo-hydrolase, producing MASDNLITEGLTGLEEVAPDILSLRTLFVNVVFIGEPGSRNWVLVDTGMARFTDHIVQVATERFQGPPSAIILTHGHFDHVGTVIELEQFWGVPVYAHPLEIPYLTGLKDYPPADPSVGGGLMSRLSFAYPNEAINLDDRIFSLPKDHSVPGLSGWEWVHTPGHTPGHVSLFREADRLLIAGDAIITVKQESLWSVLLQDKQLHGPPSYFTTDWQAAHQSVQHIRHLEPKLAITGHGHALSGDMLSESLKQLDLDFEESTVPDHGKYVD from the coding sequence ATGGCATCTGACAATCTGATTACTGAAGGGTTGACGGGACTTGAAGAAGTCGCGCCCGATATTCTCAGTCTACGTACACTATTCGTTAATGTCGTGTTCATCGGAGAGCCAGGAAGCAGGAACTGGGTCCTCGTGGACACCGGAATGGCGAGGTTCACAGATCATATTGTTCAGGTTGCAACAGAACGATTTCAAGGTCCGCCGTCTGCGATCATATTGACGCATGGTCACTTCGACCATGTAGGAACCGTTATTGAGCTGGAACAATTCTGGGGTGTGCCAGTGTATGCTCATCCGCTTGAAATTCCGTATTTAACGGGATTAAAAGATTACCCGCCAGCGGACCCTTCTGTAGGTGGAGGTTTAATGTCCAGGTTGTCATTCGCATATCCTAATGAGGCGATCAATCTGGATGATCGGATATTCAGTCTACCCAAAGATCATTCCGTTCCAGGTCTATCAGGATGGGAGTGGGTGCACACGCCAGGTCATACGCCTGGACATGTGTCGCTCTTTCGAGAAGCAGACCGTTTGTTAATTGCGGGAGACGCAATCATCACAGTGAAGCAGGAGTCGCTGTGGAGTGTATTGCTTCAGGACAAACAGTTGCATGGTCCACCATCTTATTTCACAACTGATTGGCAGGCTGCTCATCAATCTGTCCAGCATATAAGGCATCTGGAGCCGAAACTTGCAATTACCGGGCATGGGCATGCCTTGAGCGGAGATATGCTGAGTGAATCCTTGAAGCAGCTTGATCTGGACTTTGAAGAGAGCACTGTGCCGGATCATGGCAAATATGTGGATTAA
- a CDS encoding PucR family transcriptional regulator, with translation MQLTVKEALQVYPLSEAKLVAGGEGTSRMMKSVNVMDAPDIADWIKSGEMLFTTAFIMKDSETDALRLMRRLNERGCAGLGIKLGRFWQSIPQGIVEEADRLRLPLLELPFQFTFSDQMNALFKAEHERSNRLLHEVVQKQKKLMQFALQQQPHRNVFAELATVLNYPLAVIGSRGHVLYGSEGIAGDAVTQGWPWKSVMHRVKWNQGSCHRVPIKQNDEEYGALLVFTDSALSLRAEEELFQQAADVLAFYMDMTYREHINPTVQDEMRTLLTQYLDNKMTVQELTTMSENKGVHLFQGTYQCVLITLEPTLFAEGKLLKQIHRELQYNPLMQFTASQHFQIEDGILSIYTCPTGRDYGEELSSFLLSRFGDVLAAQEAKGAPAPRFWISKMKHEPKSLREAYQECLDTRQLARRFGMKDRALQFEMLEFAYVFQHVPDNIMENYCNKVLEPLLARDGDPNQVLMNTLESFIENDGLINEAAKQLFVHRNTVTYRMEKVGSLLQMDFKKTNDLLKLKLVFTFRKFVRDKAVARPHNVQL, from the coding sequence ATGCAACTTACGGTTAAAGAGGCTTTACAGGTGTACCCGTTGTCAGAGGCCAAACTGGTTGCGGGTGGGGAAGGGACTTCACGGATGATGAAATCCGTTAACGTCATGGACGCTCCTGATATCGCGGATTGGATCAAATCCGGAGAAATGTTGTTCACCACCGCTTTTATTATGAAAGACAGTGAGACGGACGCATTACGTTTGATGCGACGCTTGAATGAACGCGGCTGTGCAGGACTCGGCATCAAGCTGGGACGTTTCTGGCAGTCCATTCCCCAAGGTATTGTCGAGGAAGCTGATCGGCTTCGTTTGCCACTGCTTGAGCTCCCCTTTCAATTCACCTTCTCCGACCAGATGAATGCCTTGTTCAAGGCTGAACATGAACGTAGCAACCGATTGCTGCATGAGGTTGTGCAGAAGCAGAAAAAATTAATGCAGTTTGCACTGCAACAGCAGCCACATCGGAATGTGTTTGCCGAACTTGCCACGGTGCTGAACTATCCGCTTGCCGTCATTGGTTCACGTGGGCATGTGCTATATGGGAGTGAAGGCATTGCAGGGGATGCTGTAACCCAAGGCTGGCCTTGGAAATCCGTCATGCACCGAGTGAAATGGAATCAGGGAAGTTGTCATCGCGTACCCATCAAGCAAAATGATGAAGAGTACGGGGCGTTGCTTGTGTTTACGGATTCAGCCCTATCGCTTCGAGCGGAGGAAGAGCTGTTCCAACAGGCTGCGGATGTGCTGGCATTTTATATGGATATGACTTATCGTGAGCATATTAATCCGACCGTGCAAGATGAGATGCGTACGCTGCTTACACAGTATCTGGATAACAAAATGACCGTTCAGGAATTAACCACCATGAGTGAAAACAAAGGTGTACATCTATTCCAGGGAACTTATCAGTGCGTATTGATTACACTTGAGCCGACTCTGTTTGCCGAGGGAAAGCTACTTAAACAGATTCATCGCGAGTTGCAATACAATCCGCTGATGCAATTCACGGCCTCACAGCATTTTCAGATCGAAGATGGCATTCTGTCCATCTACACCTGCCCAACAGGGCGAGATTATGGAGAGGAGCTGTCAAGTTTTCTCTTGAGTCGTTTCGGTGATGTTCTGGCAGCGCAAGAAGCAAAAGGAGCACCGGCTCCACGTTTCTGGATCAGCAAAATGAAACATGAGCCCAAGTCGCTCCGTGAAGCATACCAGGAGTGCCTGGATACACGACAACTGGCTCGTCGGTTCGGCATGAAAGACCGTGCGTTGCAATTTGAAATGCTCGAATTTGCCTATGTGTTCCAACACGTACCGGATAACATCATGGAGAACTACTGCAATAAAGTACTCGAACCACTACTTGCCAGGGATGGTGATCCCAATCAAGTGCTGATGAATACATTGGAGTCCTTTATCGAGAATGACGGACTGATCAATGAAGCTGCCAAGCAACTGTTTGTGCATCGCAACACGGTCACTTATCGTATGGAGAAAGTTGGCAGCTTGCTGCAAATGGACTTTAAGAAAACGAATGATCTGCTTAAATTAAAGCTGGTATTTACCTTCCGCAAGTTCGTGCGGGACAAAGCAGTTGCAAGACCGCACAATGTCCAACTCTAG
- a CDS encoding aldose 1-epimerase translates to MTQQNAAFEEQFGGIPAIWLRFSQFEAAVIPSVGANLVAFRDTEKGFRYLREPNQDQMDEFMAAPAVYGIPILSPPNRYEDGRFPWNGKVYQLPVNEPATGNHLHGFLHDAEWKVEGYGSDQLESYVLLSQDVKEGHTFHKYLPFTFTVTLRYSLSSQGLQQQLIVRNNGTEYMPNLFAFHTAIAVPFAPDSQASDYTAKVTIGQRRELNERSLPTGQFQPLTPEEEQLKKDGVSPFFAAMDNHYTAEPQNGRNYMELTDHRTGDKLVYDVGTSYKHWMIWNNNMGGEFFCPEPQMNLVNAPNVEGIPAEEIGLIGLEPGELFEQSSRLYPIASQK, encoded by the coding sequence ATGACACAGCAAAATGCAGCATTTGAAGAACAATTTGGAGGGATACCAGCCATTTGGCTTCGTTTTAGTCAGTTTGAAGCGGCAGTTATTCCAAGCGTGGGTGCCAACCTCGTTGCTTTTCGTGATACAGAAAAGGGTTTTCGTTACTTGAGAGAACCGAATCAGGATCAGATGGATGAGTTTATGGCTGCACCTGCGGTCTATGGAATTCCGATTCTTTCTCCACCGAACCGTTATGAGGATGGACGTTTCCCTTGGAATGGTAAAGTTTATCAGTTGCCTGTGAACGAACCGGCTACAGGTAACCATTTGCATGGATTTTTGCATGATGCCGAGTGGAAGGTTGAAGGATACGGTTCCGATCAGCTGGAGAGTTATGTGTTGCTTAGCCAGGACGTGAAAGAAGGACATACATTCCATAAGTACTTGCCGTTTACGTTCACGGTGACGCTTCGTTACTCTTTGAGCAGCCAAGGACTTCAGCAACAATTGATCGTCCGCAACAACGGGACAGAATATATGCCGAATTTGTTTGCATTCCATACGGCGATTGCTGTACCTTTTGCACCGGACAGTCAAGCCTCGGATTACACGGCCAAAGTTACGATTGGACAACGTCGTGAATTGAACGAGCGTTCTCTGCCAACAGGACAATTTCAACCGCTTACACCTGAGGAAGAACAATTGAAGAAAGACGGGGTTAGTCCGTTCTTTGCGGCGATGGATAATCATTACACTGCGGAACCGCAGAATGGACGTAACTATATGGAACTTACGGATCACCGTACTGGAGACAAACTGGTATACGATGTGGGTACCTCTTACAAGCACTGGATGATCTGGAACAATAACATGGGTGGCGAATTCTTCTGTCCTGAACCACAGATGAACCTGGTTAACGCTCCTAATGTTGAAGGCATACCTGCAGAAGAAATCGGATTGATCGGTTTGGAACCAGGTGAACTATTCGAACAGAGCAGCCGACTGTATCCAATTGCGTCACAAAAATAA
- a CDS encoding aminopeptidase, protein MLSFEQKLDRYAELAVRVGANVQPGQVFVISAMIDTAEFVRLLVRKGYEAGAKQVIVKYGDETVNRLRFEMAPEESFQEPPKWHAAELEELAANNAAFLTVLSSSPDLMKGIDPERISTHQRTFGQAMAKYRQYQQADKMSWTGVACPSPDWAAKVFPDLPAAEQVSQLWEAIFAAVRADLEDPVAAWEQHIERLETKAVGLNNKKYQALHFLSPGTDLTVELPEGHIWAQAGSVNEQGTPFVANIPTEEVFTAPAKHGVNGKVSSTKPLSYGGSIIDRFSLTFENGRIIDFHAEEGQDMLERLISMDEGSHYLGEVALVPFHSPISESGILYYTTLYDENASCHLAIGSSYAFNIEGGKSMSPEELAARGMNTSITHVDFMMGSPETDIYGITANGEREAIFLKGDWAF, encoded by the coding sequence ATGTTAAGTTTTGAACAAAAACTGGATCGTTACGCTGAACTTGCTGTAAGAGTAGGTGCTAACGTGCAACCAGGACAAGTATTTGTCATCTCTGCGATGATTGATACTGCAGAATTTGTACGTTTGCTGGTACGTAAGGGATATGAAGCTGGAGCCAAGCAGGTGATTGTAAAATACGGAGATGAAACCGTCAATCGATTGCGGTTTGAGATGGCCCCTGAGGAATCCTTCCAAGAGCCGCCGAAATGGCATGCAGCGGAGCTTGAAGAACTGGCGGCCAATAATGCAGCCTTTCTGACCGTATTGTCATCCAGCCCAGACCTGATGAAAGGGATTGACCCGGAGCGGATTTCCACCCATCAGCGTACATTTGGTCAGGCGATGGCCAAGTATCGTCAGTATCAACAGGCGGATAAAATGAGCTGGACGGGTGTGGCTTGTCCTTCCCCCGATTGGGCAGCCAAAGTATTCCCCGATCTCCCGGCAGCTGAGCAGGTTAGTCAGCTGTGGGAAGCCATTTTTGCTGCGGTGAGAGCCGATCTGGAGGACCCTGTAGCGGCTTGGGAACAACATATTGAACGACTAGAGACCAAAGCCGTTGGCCTGAACAACAAAAAGTATCAAGCATTGCACTTCCTCTCCCCAGGGACGGATCTTACTGTCGAGCTTCCAGAAGGTCATATCTGGGCGCAGGCTGGTAGCGTGAATGAGCAAGGCACCCCTTTTGTCGCCAATATCCCGACAGAGGAAGTATTCACTGCTCCAGCCAAGCACGGTGTTAACGGCAAGGTGTCCAGCACCAAACCACTCAGTTATGGCGGCAGTATCATTGATCGTTTTTCACTCACATTTGAGAACGGACGTATCATTGATTTTCATGCTGAAGAAGGTCAGGATATGCTGGAAAGACTCATTTCCATGGATGAAGGATCTCATTACCTCGGCGAAGTCGCTTTGGTTCCCTTCCATTCACCGATCTCTGAGAGTGGTATCCTGTATTACACTACATTGTATGATGAGAATGCGTCTTGCCATCTTGCGATTGGCAGTTCCTATGCATTTAATATCGAAGGTGGCAAATCGATGTCTCCGGAAGAACTTGCAGCCCGTGGCATGAACACCAGTATTACTCATGTGGACTTCATGATGGGCTCACCCGAGACGGACATCTACGGTATCACAGCAAACGGCGAACGTGAAGCCATCTTCCTTAAGGGAGACTGGGCATTCTAA
- a CDS encoding CHASE3 domain-containing protein, which translates to MSKTRRFTIRSKILLGYLVVVLLFGAVLLVLTAQINVLQKENDFISHHDLEVHNLTNAIEKNVLNMETGQRGFMITGNESYLEPYSQGLSQWSSNYDQLNALISDNPSQQQSLQSIKAHITRWIEIAGEPSVDLKKQGDQAKVVAFFESDPGKTEIDLLRSQLTTFRNTEIALTEARVTELARRSSTLLTIMYTLWGIIAALSITAAFVISGNIVKTLRDVMQTISDISKGGNLKQRIQVRTHDEVGDLGHETNKLLDEVQEQNRIKDQITGIATLLQNPTNLEGLSRLFLNELAIQFEVPYSVLYYWKDNRLLRVAAYAADGEKERSLGKVSLAPGEGLVGQSAVEKRVLRMNDLPQNYIRISSGLGHASATSLTVVPVLFEGRTIAVIELASMNPLQENDMKLLQELTEIFGVSLHSTVTRMELQQLYDESQVLNEELQAQSEKLQAQTEEMLSQTEELQMQTEELHMLNDRLEIQKSAAETSANELAVVADQLRTSSGYKSEFLANMSHELRTPLNSMLILSEILSENKNQHLNSEEQNYASVIHKSGKDLLNLINDILDLSKVEAGQMEVDFDDVYLGSLPEVMNQYFLKTAEQKKIDFRIQLQSPLPETIVTDEMRLHQILRNLLSNAFKFTSEGEVALTISKMSLAHPELKDQETDVIAFSVSDTGIGIADNKLLQIFDAFKQADGATARKYGGTGLGLSISQSLATLLGGSISATSREGHGSVFTLFLPLRRDEPETMNASRLFLNEVASTTPEVNKLPSITSEQSDVLLTPLEESLLSGRQVLVVDDDIRNVYALANALERYGMNVISAQNGYECLELLERGGVKPDIIMMDIMMPELDGYETTRQIRERLGMTQLPIIALTAKAMKEDREKCIAAGASDYLSKPLNIKDVLSRMKLWMNHETLEI; encoded by the coding sequence TTGTCAAAAACGAGAAGATTTACGATACGCTCCAAAATTTTATTGGGCTATCTTGTAGTTGTGCTTTTGTTTGGAGCTGTTCTGCTAGTGCTTACGGCCCAAATTAATGTGTTACAGAAGGAAAATGATTTTATCTCCCATCATGATCTGGAAGTACATAATCTGACCAACGCGATTGAAAAAAATGTCTTGAACATGGAAACAGGACAGCGTGGATTCATGATTACCGGAAATGAAAGTTACCTGGAGCCTTATTCCCAAGGCTTATCTCAGTGGAGTTCCAACTATGATCAGTTGAATGCTCTCATTAGCGATAATCCTTCACAGCAGCAGAGTCTGCAAAGCATCAAAGCTCATATTACACGCTGGATTGAGATTGCTGGGGAGCCGTCGGTGGACTTGAAAAAGCAAGGGGATCAAGCGAAAGTTGTTGCATTCTTCGAATCTGATCCGGGTAAAACTGAAATTGATCTACTGCGCTCGCAACTTACAACCTTCCGTAATACAGAGATCGCTCTGACCGAGGCGAGGGTGACTGAACTTGCCAGACGTAGCTCCACACTGCTGACGATTATGTACACGTTGTGGGGGATAATTGCAGCATTATCAATCACCGCTGCGTTCGTAATTTCAGGCAATATTGTCAAAACGTTACGTGATGTTATGCAAACGATCAGCGATATTTCCAAAGGTGGAAACCTGAAGCAGCGAATTCAGGTGCGAACCCATGATGAAGTAGGTGATCTGGGGCATGAAACCAACAAGTTGCTGGATGAAGTGCAGGAACAGAATCGCATCAAGGATCAAATTACGGGGATCGCTACACTCTTGCAGAACCCGACCAATCTGGAGGGATTGTCACGTTTGTTCCTGAACGAACTTGCCATCCAGTTTGAAGTACCTTATAGCGTTCTTTATTACTGGAAAGACAATCGACTGCTTCGGGTAGCTGCATATGCTGCGGATGGAGAGAAAGAACGTTCGCTTGGTAAAGTGTCGCTTGCCCCGGGTGAGGGACTTGTTGGACAAAGTGCTGTCGAGAAGCGAGTCTTGCGCATGAATGATCTGCCTCAAAACTATATCCGAATCTCATCGGGTCTTGGACATGCATCTGCCACATCTCTTACTGTTGTGCCTGTCCTGTTCGAAGGCAGAACGATTGCGGTAATTGAACTTGCATCAATGAATCCGCTGCAAGAGAACGACATGAAGTTGTTGCAAGAACTGACGGAGATTTTTGGTGTTTCACTACACTCGACCGTCACTCGCATGGAATTACAGCAATTATATGATGAGTCACAAGTTCTGAATGAAGAATTACAGGCACAATCGGAGAAACTTCAGGCTCAGACCGAAGAGATGCTGTCTCAGACGGAGGAACTGCAAATGCAGACCGAAGAGCTTCATATGCTTAATGATCGCCTGGAAATACAGAAGAGTGCTGCTGAGACATCAGCCAATGAACTTGCAGTTGTGGCTGATCAGTTACGAACAAGCTCGGGGTACAAATCCGAATTTTTGGCGAACATGTCCCATGAACTGCGGACACCGCTCAACAGCATGTTGATTTTATCCGAAATATTGTCTGAGAATAAAAACCAACACTTGAATAGTGAAGAACAGAACTATGCTTCGGTCATTCACAAGTCGGGAAAAGACCTGCTGAATCTGATCAATGATATTCTGGATCTATCCAAGGTGGAAGCTGGACAGATGGAAGTGGATTTCGATGATGTTTATCTAGGTAGTCTGCCTGAGGTCATGAATCAGTATTTCCTGAAAACAGCAGAGCAGAAAAAAATAGATTTCCGAATTCAACTCCAAAGTCCTTTGCCGGAAACCATCGTGACAGATGAGATGAGATTGCACCAAATTCTTCGAAATCTGCTCTCCAACGCATTCAAGTTCACCAGTGAGGGTGAAGTTGCCTTAACCATCTCCAAAATGAGTCTGGCTCATCCTGAATTGAAAGACCAAGAGACCGACGTGATTGCTTTCTCCGTCAGTGATACAGGGATTGGCATTGCGGATAACAAACTTCTTCAGATCTTTGATGCATTCAAACAGGCGGATGGGGCTACGGCACGTAAATATGGTGGAACGGGACTTGGGCTGTCGATCTCTCAATCGCTTGCGACTTTGCTGGGTGGTTCAATCTCCGCAACAAGTCGCGAAGGACATGGCAGTGTGTTCACGCTGTTCCTGCCACTGCGAAGAGATGAACCTGAGACTATGAATGCATCGCGGTTGTTCCTGAATGAGGTGGCTAGCACTACACCTGAGGTCAATAAGCTTCCTTCAATAACTTCCGAACAATCTGATGTTTTATTGACACCTCTGGAAGAATCTCTGCTCAGTGGTCGTCAAGTGCTTGTCGTTGATGATGATATACGAAATGTATATGCGCTGGCTAACGCTCTTGAGCGATACGGCATGAATGTCATTTCAGCTCAGAATGGGTACGAATGTCTAGAATTGTTGGAGCGTGGAGGAGTCAAGCCTGATATCATCATGATGGATATTATGATGCCGGAACTGGATGGTTATGAGACGACTCGCCAGATCCGTGAACGGCTTGGCATGACTCAGCTTCCGATTATTGCACTGACAGCCAAGGCCATGAAAGAGGATCGGGAGAAATGTATTGCTGCAGGTGCTTCGGACTATCTCAGCAAACCGCTAAATATCAAAGATGTCTTATCCCGTATGAAATTATGGATGAATCACGAAACATTGGAGATCTGA